The following coding sequences are from one Leptospira mayottensis 200901116 window:
- a CDS encoding DUF4910 domain-containing protein codes for MNFQYINRIYKHIVALCEFDRLPGSKEYDLSLDYVLTQIKSMDCQYKILDFPGEATYWNWNLPLGTSHWKDGRKNTQVKFDRNRNLKLLEVVVSGEDEKEIFFITHLCHPKPSANDNASGPAMFIELIRYFAQNKPELSLRFLFTVEYWGTVAYFSKFLDVRKNCIAGVSLDMVGGDQNLAGSTMIVDEIPHHLTSNLDLFLYDHMQRLAHAGSYRMVGEPILWARTQKVFYTGGSDHYILNDSTVAIPSTCLNTYPDRFYHRPEDTPDKISKDTLNLFFSTVIHAISDFAKSLNQDKERSILLNYASIQKDLVRYLNEKIQSFEKPHLKKDSFMICHFLNLFERKAEIQNSKERTQLFQLMDQLYLRSFGISLQEKSFDEKPKFEKTYLGPLYRNQLFTIISNEEKDRLLSFQSADPLYFAKCELSINYLTLGYEINEISWLMDYHYKSNNALFDGLIFFLDLLENYKYLKKLH; via the coding sequence ATGAATTTCCAATATATAAATAGAATATATAAACACATAGTAGCACTTTGTGAATTTGATAGGTTGCCTGGATCTAAAGAATACGATTTATCGTTAGATTATGTTCTTACACAAATTAAATCTATGGATTGCCAGTATAAAATTCTTGATTTTCCTGGAGAAGCAACTTATTGGAATTGGAATCTTCCGCTCGGTACATCGCATTGGAAGGATGGTCGAAAAAATACCCAGGTTAAATTTGATAGGAATAGAAATTTAAAATTGCTGGAGGTTGTTGTTTCGGGTGAAGATGAAAAGGAAATTTTTTTTATCACCCATTTATGCCATCCTAAACCTTCTGCCAATGATAATGCTTCTGGGCCAGCGATGTTTATCGAATTGATTCGGTATTTTGCTCAAAATAAACCAGAACTTTCGCTTCGATTTCTTTTTACCGTTGAATATTGGGGGACCGTTGCTTATTTTTCAAAGTTTTTAGATGTAAGAAAGAATTGTATTGCCGGTGTTTCTTTGGATATGGTTGGAGGAGACCAAAATTTGGCGGGATCCACGATGATTGTGGATGAAATTCCGCATCACCTAACAAGTAACTTGGATTTATTTTTATATGATCATATGCAAAGGCTCGCGCATGCTGGAAGTTATAGAATGGTTGGGGAGCCAATACTATGGGCGAGAACTCAAAAAGTTTTTTATACAGGTGGAAGTGATCATTATATTTTAAATGATTCGACGGTCGCGATCCCATCGACGTGTTTGAATACTTACCCGGATCGTTTTTATCATAGACCGGAAGATACTCCGGACAAAATTTCGAAAGATACTTTAAATTTATTTTTTTCTACTGTGATTCATGCTATTTCTGATTTTGCGAAGTCTTTAAATCAAGACAAAGAACGATCCATACTTTTGAATTATGCTTCCATTCAAAAAGATTTGGTTCGCTATTTGAATGAAAAAATTCAATCTTTTGAAAAGCCACATCTAAAAAAAGATAGTTTCATGATTTGCCATTTTTTGAATCTTTTTGAAAGAAAAGCTGAAATTCAAAATTCGAAAGAAAGAACTCAACTCTTTCAATTGATGGATCAATTGTATTTGAGAAGCTTTGGGATTTCGCTTCAAGAAAAATCATTCGATGAGAAACCCAAATTTGAAAAAACGTATTTAGGGCCACTTTATCGAAATCAATTATTTACCATTATTTCTAACGAGGAAAAAGATCGTCTTTTAAGTTTTCAATCCGCCGATCCATTATACTTTGCTAAATGCGAATTATCTATCAATTATCTGACCTTAGGTTACGAAATAAATGAAATTTCATGGTTAATGGATTACCATTATAAAAGTAATAACGCTTTATTCGATGGGTTAATTTTTTTCTTGGATCTTTTGGAAAATTACAAATATTTAAAGAAGCTGCATTGA
- a CDS encoding cytidylyltransferase domain-containing protein: MKIGILIQARMGSTRLPGKISLPFGDTTILGFMLERLKFSKFQENIVVLTTEESIDDTTEEIAKKNGVSVFRGSTSDLIQRYLKAAKLHNVDIIVRLTGDCPLIDSKILDLMVDLFLYNQGRIEFLTNCFQRTFARGMDIEIFTLSLLKKLDSICRLPYEREHIVPYVEENTREFKFFEYPNIRNDSMYRLTIDTNDDYETLKSVLSFFSLKDFEYSDIIRIIEKNPSIIKNQTVYHKAYTE; the protein is encoded by the coding sequence TTGAAAATAGGTATTTTAATTCAAGCAAGAATGGGGTCTACAAGACTGCCAGGTAAAATTTCACTTCCATTTGGTGATACCACGATTCTGGGTTTTATGTTAGAGCGTCTTAAGTTTTCTAAATTTCAGGAAAATATAGTCGTTCTTACTACAGAAGAAAGCATCGATGATACAACGGAAGAAATCGCCAAGAAAAATGGAGTGAGCGTTTTTCGTGGATCAACGAGCGATTTGATTCAAAGGTATTTGAAGGCAGCCAAGCTACACAATGTAGATATTATCGTTCGATTGACAGGGGATTGTCCTCTCATTGATTCGAAAATTTTAGATTTAATGGTAGACCTTTTCTTATATAATCAAGGACGAATTGAATTTCTTACGAACTGCTTTCAAAGAACATTTGCAAGAGGGATGGATATTGAAATATTCACCTTATCATTATTAAAAAAGCTGGATTCGATTTGCCGTCTCCCTTACGAAAGGGAACATATTGTTCCCTACGTAGAGGAAAATACCAGGGAGTTTAAGTTTTTTGAATATCCAAACATTAGAAATGATTCCATGTATCGTTTGACTATAGATACCAACGATGATTATGAAACATTGAAATCAGTATTATCCTTTTTTTCATTAAAAGATTTTGAATATTCGGATATTATTCGAATTATTGAAAAAAATCCATCTATCATTAAAAACCAAACAGTTTACCATAAGGCATATACAGAATGA
- a CDS encoding DegT/DnrJ/EryC1/StrS family aminotransferase, which yields MSKLVYRGGSPAFSGKLIDYNPIGREEKDAAIAVLESGKLSGFVATGDHRFYGGEKVQEFESIFSKKIGTKYGISFNSATSGLVAAIGALRLNVGDEVIVPAQTMSASAACALAYSAIPVFADVEKETYGLDPNSVRQRISEKTKAIVVVHLYGHPAKMEEILAIANEYNLKIIEDCSQAPLAYYHSKNVGTFGDIGIFSLNFHKHINCGEGGIAVTNYEELKERLCLIRNHGEVKGFSGDLSHTIGWNFRLTELQAAIAVEQTKKMDFLIGIKQKQAAKLSNLLSRFKWIRTPVVEKDCSHVYYDYPMQFQLSGSGINLNLLREVTALENLPITDSYKPLYWQSLYQNKICYGKDHFPFELLSKKNENNYQKGSCINAEKLYLHECLTFEICSYDLNDSVLECFPIMFEKIEKEFF from the coding sequence ATGTCAAAACTAGTTTATAGAGGTGGATCACCCGCGTTTTCTGGAAAGCTTATCGATTATAATCCAATCGGTAGAGAAGAGAAAGATGCCGCTATAGCTGTGCTTGAGTCCGGTAAGTTATCAGGCTTTGTTGCAACTGGTGACCATCGATTTTATGGCGGTGAGAAAGTTCAAGAGTTCGAATCTATTTTCTCAAAGAAAATCGGTACTAAGTATGGAATTTCTTTTAACTCAGCCACCTCTGGCTTGGTTGCTGCAATTGGAGCTTTGAGATTGAATGTAGGAGATGAGGTTATTGTACCTGCACAAACTATGTCAGCTTCGGCTGCCTGTGCTCTTGCATATTCTGCAATTCCGGTATTTGCAGACGTTGAGAAAGAAACATATGGATTAGATCCGAATTCAGTTCGCCAGAGGATTTCTGAAAAAACAAAAGCAATTGTAGTCGTTCATTTATACGGGCATCCCGCTAAAATGGAAGAGATTTTAGCAATTGCTAATGAATATAACTTAAAAATTATTGAAGACTGTTCTCAAGCTCCCCTTGCTTACTATCATAGCAAGAATGTAGGAACTTTTGGAGATATCGGTATTTTTAGCTTAAATTTTCATAAGCATATTAACTGTGGTGAAGGTGGTATTGCGGTTACTAATTATGAAGAATTAAAAGAAAGACTTTGTTTGATTCGAAATCACGGAGAGGTGAAAGGTTTCTCAGGTGACTTATCTCATACTATTGGATGGAATTTTCGTTTAACGGAACTTCAGGCGGCTATTGCTGTCGAACAAACGAAAAAGATGGATTTTTTGATTGGTATTAAACAAAAACAAGCAGCTAAATTAAGCAATCTTTTATCCCGATTTAAATGGATTAGAACCCCAGTTGTGGAAAAAGATTGTTCCCACGTATACTATGATTATCCGATGCAATTTCAATTATCCGGTAGTGGAATAAATCTCAATCTTTTGAGAGAAGTAACAGCTTTAGAAAATCTTCCGATTACTGATTCGTATAAGCCATTGTATTGGCAATCTTTGTATCAAAACAAAATATGTTACGGAAAGGATCACTTTCCATTTGAGTTATTGTCTAAAAAGAATGAAAACAATTATCAAAAGGGAAGTTGTATCAATGCAGAAAAACTATACCTACACGAATGTCTTACTTTCGAAATATGCTCCTATGATCTAAATGATTCTGTATTGGAATGTTTTCCAATTATGTTTGAGAAAATAGAAAAAGAATTCTTTTGA
- a CDS encoding cytidylyltransferase domain-containing protein, producing the protein MVTKKIIATIEARLASTRLPGKVLLPLGGKPVLQFLVERLKRSKFIDEIIIATSSNIENDAIESLTKEIGIYCFRGSEDDVLSRVIGAADSRKADIIVQLTGDCPLMDPELIDECVSKYLDGGYDYVANELVRTYPIGMDVAVFSLSLLKETYLEKDLTEMDKEHVTTYIVERPIRYKLLNVRADKEQDRPDLQLTLDTKEDYSTLSSIVDSLYTKKSDFNLRDIIQFLDQHKEVSAINSEIKRKKKDIRKLSVGLIGLGKIASDYDSGIDGIEINSHTKAFLKNEFAEISVVADQDISKIQNFKIKWGLEPISFVDLDSFWASEINLDLLSICSNTASHFEILKKAMERNIPYILCEKPITDKEDELDEVAALSKKSNSKIIVNHILRWEPGIYAIKEKLRNEKIQKVVVFYAKGFLHNGIHVVDLSLYLFGSPNKIIKRKEHIDGLGYLNFDFDLVYDSFEISFFALDEEKFSIFEYSIYTDLSKFVIDELTSKIKYFSIIEHPNIEGYHYIGSKAEEIECLQFQSMKNVIDDVILGIRTGDESYFKSDLKTTLSTMNILFDIMRTPCQN; encoded by the coding sequence ATGGTAACCAAGAAGATTATCGCCACAATAGAGGCCAGGCTAGCAAGCACTAGATTACCCGGAAAAGTTTTATTACCTTTAGGTGGGAAACCTGTTCTTCAATTTTTGGTCGAAAGACTCAAACGTTCGAAGTTTATAGATGAAATCATAATTGCGACCTCTTCTAATATTGAAAATGATGCAATTGAAAGTCTGACTAAGGAGATCGGGATTTATTGTTTTCGTGGAAGTGAAGACGATGTTTTGAGTCGTGTGATAGGAGCAGCAGATTCTAGGAAAGCTGATATTATCGTTCAATTGACGGGAGATTGTCCCTTGATGGACCCTGAGTTGATTGATGAATGCGTGAGTAAATATTTAGATGGTGGTTATGATTACGTCGCAAACGAATTAGTGCGGACTTATCCGATTGGAATGGATGTTGCTGTTTTTTCCTTATCCTTGTTAAAAGAAACATATCTGGAAAAGGATCTTACGGAGATGGACAAAGAGCATGTGACTACTTATATAGTGGAACGACCGATTCGTTATAAATTACTGAATGTCCGAGCAGATAAAGAACAGGATCGTCCGGACCTTCAACTGACTTTAGATACGAAAGAAGATTACTCTACATTGAGTTCTATTGTTGATTCTTTATACACGAAAAAAAGCGATTTTAATCTAAGAGATATAATTCAATTTTTAGATCAGCACAAAGAGGTTTCTGCAATCAATTCAGAGATCAAAAGAAAAAAGAAAGATATTCGTAAGTTAAGTGTTGGTCTCATTGGTCTTGGAAAAATAGCAAGCGATTATGATTCTGGTATCGACGGTATTGAGATCAATAGTCATACAAAAGCGTTTCTTAAAAATGAGTTTGCGGAAATCTCGGTAGTTGCAGATCAAGATATATCAAAAATTCAAAATTTTAAAATAAAATGGGGCTTAGAGCCGATATCTTTTGTTGATTTAGATTCGTTTTGGGCCTCTGAAATAAACCTAGATCTACTATCCATTTGTTCCAATACCGCTTCGCACTTTGAAATACTGAAAAAAGCGATGGAGAGAAATATTCCTTATATTTTGTGTGAAAAGCCAATCACCGATAAAGAAGACGAACTCGATGAAGTTGCTGCACTTTCTAAAAAATCGAACTCTAAAATCATTGTGAATCATATCCTTCGCTGGGAGCCAGGGATTTATGCGATTAAAGAAAAGTTAAGAAATGAGAAAATTCAAAAAGTAGTAGTTTTTTATGCTAAGGGCTTTCTACATAACGGGATTCATGTAGTGGATTTATCTTTATATTTGTTTGGAAGTCCGAATAAGATAATAAAAAGAAAAGAGCATATTGATGGATTGGGCTACTTAAATTTTGATTTTGATTTGGTATATGATAGCTTTGAAATTTCTTTTTTTGCTTTGGATGAAGAAAAATTTAGTATTTTTGAATATTCTATTTATACGGATCTGAGTAAATTTGTTATAGATGAGTTAACTTCAAAAATAAAATATTTTTCGATTATAGAACATCCGAATATTGAAGGGTATCATTATATTGGTTCCAAAGCAGAAGAAATTGAGTGTTTGCAATTTCAAAGTATGAAAAACGTCATCGATGATGTGATTCTCGGAATTAGAACTGGCGATGAATCTTATTTTAAATCGGATTTAAAGACCACATTATCTACAATGAATATTTTATTCGATATTATGAGGACTCCATGTCAAAACTAG
- a CDS encoding carbamoyltransferase C-terminal domain-containing protein — MKILGISDTHEAAAALMIDGKIIASSAEERFSRLKSDMGYPSQAIRFCLDFAGIQPQDLDAVVLATNNSPAAHIRIKREATFSIKDWVDEQNLYWKKKFAGENPSYFKLFAENPKYIHDTSYNYEGVFSESNGVDQEKFRKVRFNKTKNDLGISEKIIHFITHEHCHSYYGYYGANIRKKALVFTCEGEGDYSNSTVSIADSSGLTEIAHTKENHLAHYYRYITLILGMKPNQHEYKVMGLAPYASEYEIQKVLPVFEGLLDVKNGNLVKGRKIPDSYFHFIEAFQGLRFDGIAGALQRYLEDRLSAWILYHIKETGIRDIVFSGGVAQNIKAMKALKDLPEVDNVFVNPISGDGSLCIGACYKYYKDLNRSKNPDSLTSIYLGPSYDKTTIEHSIAKLKTREKFKVVEYYNVDEVAKLLAEDKILARCVGRMEFGQRALGNRSILANPSNYDNLRKINQKIKGRDFWMPFTPSLLDYRAGDYLISPFDSPFMTVAFDSTELARKHLAAAIHPADFTVRPQILKEERNPGYYALIKAFEKYTGVGALLNTSFNLHGEPIVCSPEDALHTLERSELDGVIFDDYLVIRL, encoded by the coding sequence ATGAAAATATTAGGAATTTCTGATACGCATGAGGCTGCTGCCGCTTTGATGATTGACGGAAAGATTATAGCATCCTCTGCTGAAGAACGTTTTTCCAGATTGAAGTCTGACATGGGTTATCCTTCCCAAGCGATTCGTTTTTGTTTGGATTTTGCGGGAATTCAACCACAGGATCTTGATGCTGTGGTTCTTGCAACAAATAACAGTCCTGCGGCTCATATAAGGATTAAAAGAGAAGCTACATTTTCGATTAAAGATTGGGTTGATGAACAAAATTTATATTGGAAAAAGAAGTTTGCAGGCGAAAATCCATCTTATTTTAAGCTATTTGCTGAAAACCCTAAATATATACACGATACTTCTTACAACTATGAAGGTGTTTTTAGTGAATCTAATGGAGTGGATCAAGAAAAGTTTCGTAAGGTTCGATTTAATAAGACAAAAAACGATTTAGGAATTTCGGAAAAGATCATCCATTTTATCACACATGAGCATTGTCATTCTTATTATGGTTATTATGGAGCAAATATTCGAAAAAAGGCCCTCGTGTTTACTTGTGAAGGGGAAGGTGACTATTCAAATTCTACTGTAAGTATTGCTGATTCCAGTGGCTTGACGGAAATTGCGCATACGAAAGAAAATCATTTAGCACATTATTATCGATATATTACTTTAATTTTAGGTATGAAGCCGAATCAACACGAATATAAAGTAATGGGCCTTGCTCCTTATGCATCCGAGTATGAAATTCAAAAAGTTTTACCTGTGTTTGAAGGTTTGTTGGATGTAAAAAATGGAAATTTAGTAAAGGGGCGTAAAATTCCTGACAGCTATTTTCACTTTATAGAGGCTTTTCAAGGTCTTCGATTTGACGGTATTGCAGGTGCATTGCAGCGATATCTGGAAGATAGGTTGAGTGCTTGGATCTTATACCATATTAAAGAAACTGGAATTAGAGATATTGTTTTTAGTGGAGGAGTCGCTCAAAATATCAAAGCAATGAAAGCCTTAAAAGATTTGCCAGAAGTCGATAATGTATTTGTAAATCCTATTTCGGGTGACGGATCTTTATGTATTGGAGCTTGTTACAAATATTATAAAGATCTTAATAGATCAAAAAATCCAGATTCTCTTACAAGCATATATTTAGGTCCGTCATATGATAAAACAACAATTGAGCATTCAATTGCAAAACTGAAGACAAGGGAAAAATTTAAAGTTGTAGAATATTATAATGTGGATGAGGTAGCAAAGCTTTTGGCTGAAGATAAAATTTTGGCTCGATGCGTAGGAAGAATGGAGTTCGGACAAAGAGCTCTTGGAAATCGTTCAATTTTAGCCAATCCTTCCAATTATGATAATTTACGAAAAATCAATCAAAAAATTAAAGGTCGGGATTTTTGGATGCCGTTTACTCCATCTTTATTGGATTATAGGGCAGGGGATTATTTGATTTCTCCTTTCGATTCTCCTTTCATGACTGTTGCCTTTGATTCTACAGAACTAGCTCGTAAGCATTTGGCGGCAGCAATTCATCCTGCGGACTTTACAGTTCGCCCTCAAATTTTAAAAGAAGAAAGAAATCCTGGATACTACGCTTTAATTAAAGCATTTGAAAAATATACCGGGGTCGGAGCGCTTTTAAATACTTCTTTTAATCTACATGGGGAACCGATTGTATGCTCTCCGGAGGATGCTCTTCATACGTTGGAGAGATCAGAACTTGATGGAGTAATATTTGATGATTACTTAGTTATAAGACTGTAG
- a CDS encoding transferase hexapeptide repeat protein yields MIISIGENTLTNLLISQISNNFLCDIIEEDILKQAVAPALIRSELCFKENVKKYYWTESRDLIFSPFHSDQYATFLYFLGQTLWKEYNNIVLADKVYCLNKMLNSFDLFYKVELPQVFACIHPVGSVIGRALFGNYFIFQQNCNVGENGGKSPVIGDFVWLCANSSVIGSSKIGNNVIISSGSIVKDQEVPDNSIVFGISPNLIFKNKPISYFYQQSPFKSHLKASISREF; encoded by the coding sequence ATGATTATATCTATTGGTGAAAATACATTAACGAATCTTTTAATCAGTCAAATTTCTAACAATTTTCTTTGCGATATTATAGAAGAAGATATTTTAAAACAAGCTGTGGCCCCTGCCTTAATCAGATCTGAGCTATGTTTTAAGGAAAATGTAAAAAAGTATTATTGGACTGAGTCAAGAGACTTAATATTTAGTCCTTTTCATTCAGATCAGTATGCGACATTTCTTTATTTTCTTGGGCAAACATTATGGAAGGAATATAATAATATAGTTCTTGCTGACAAAGTTTATTGTTTAAATAAAATGTTAAATTCATTTGATCTTTTTTATAAAGTTGAACTTCCTCAAGTTTTCGCTTGTATTCACCCTGTTGGCAGCGTAATTGGACGAGCTTTATTTGGTAATTACTTTATCTTTCAACAAAACTGCAATGTTGGAGAAAATGGAGGAAAAAGTCCTGTCATAGGAGATTTTGTCTGGTTGTGTGCGAATTCAAGTGTAATTGGTTCATCCAAAATTGGTAACAATGTGATTATTTCCTCTGGTTCAATAGTTAAGGATCAAGAAGTTCCTGATAATTCTATTGTATTTGGGATTTCACCTAATCTTATATTTAAAAATAAACCAATTAGCTATTTTTATCAACAAAGTCCGTTTAAATCGCATCTTAAAGCTTCAATTTCCAGAGAATTTTAA
- a CDS encoding surface carbohydrate biosynthesis protein, giving the protein MHNLVFNSFSSKTVLIHCDHKRRDSSSSFLIAFYLRKLGYNVILGSRLTSRSLYYVFRPELVLLTHPNGFLDPKEMQETAKYTTFILLHPESSGMLKHAMIDHMRGGGISIGDSYSKNISKVFTWGTLLQDWIIEAKLYKSENVESIGCPRYDFYLNKDRKESQGLGMMSSFTGITTFDNRNVFQLLDQGRGLGGVIYGKKGGYEDILWTSATFARLYLEFLDIWCFDLKLPVYLRPYTLENFNDIKYFKNKYKSYLELDKDTPFAKWLQSKNGNVFCYSSSVIESIISGVPYICVQGVIEDRLEFHQPRKELTDVRGELYNYTYKPKSIEELVELAKKAYLGKLPLKTSLDNSAKLKKLLSDYYGYPKDEPSSWILAKRIDTLIRDKKKNNQSFNLSRFKDYARSCYNVLQHLKPKMFKTLNDYHLMPWDKKDRMYAEEHFNILEGITKS; this is encoded by the coding sequence ATGCATAATTTAGTTTTCAATTCATTTTCATCTAAGACGGTTTTGATTCATTGCGATCACAAAAGAAGAGATTCCAGTTCGAGCTTTTTAATTGCGTTTTATCTTAGAAAATTAGGTTATAATGTGATTTTAGGTAGTCGATTGACCTCAAGATCACTGTATTATGTGTTTAGACCTGAATTGGTTCTTTTGACTCACCCAAATGGATTCCTTGATCCTAAGGAGATGCAGGAGACGGCTAAATATACTACTTTTATACTCCTTCACCCTGAAAGTTCTGGAATGCTTAAACATGCAATGATCGATCACATGCGAGGGGGTGGGATTTCCATTGGTGATTCTTATAGTAAAAATATCAGTAAAGTTTTTACTTGGGGAACTTTGCTACAGGATTGGATTATAGAGGCGAAACTTTATAAATCAGAAAATGTAGAATCGATTGGTTGTCCTCGTTATGACTTTTATCTTAATAAAGATCGGAAGGAATCTCAAGGATTGGGGATGATGAGTTCTTTTACCGGAATTACGACCTTTGATAATAGAAATGTATTTCAATTATTGGATCAAGGTCGAGGTTTAGGGGGAGTTATTTACGGAAAAAAGGGAGGCTATGAAGATATTCTTTGGACTTCGGCGACTTTTGCGAGATTGTATCTGGAGTTTTTGGATATATGGTGTTTTGATTTGAAGTTACCTGTATATTTGAGGCCTTATACTTTAGAGAATTTTAATGATATTAAGTATTTTAAAAATAAGTATAAGTCTTATTTAGAATTAGATAAAGATACTCCATTTGCGAAATGGCTTCAAAGTAAAAATGGAAATGTGTTTTGTTATTCTAGTTCCGTGATAGAGTCGATAATTAGCGGGGTTCCTTATATTTGCGTCCAAGGTGTCATTGAAGATCGATTGGAATTTCACCAGCCTAGAAAAGAGCTAACGGATGTTCGCGGTGAGTTATACAATTATACGTATAAGCCTAAATCGATTGAAGAGCTTGTTGAGCTTGCAAAAAAGGCGTATCTGGGTAAGCTTCCCTTGAAAACTTCTCTTGATAATTCAGCTAAATTAAAAAAACTGCTTTCTGACTATTATGGCTATCCGAAAGATGAGCCTTCCTCTTGGATATTGGCAAAACGAATCGATACTTTGATTCGAGATAAGAAAAAAAATAATCAATCTTTTAATCTCTCTAGATTTAAAGACTATGCTAGATCTTGTTACAATGTGTTGCAACATCTGAAACCGAAAATGTTTAAGACTTTAAATGATTATCATTTAATGCCCTGGGACAAAAAAGATAGAATGTATGCAGAAGAACATTTCAATATATTAGAAGGAATTACAAAATCATGA
- a CDS encoding transposase: protein MPKSFSNTGISLATHSKLKPIIRIAKMIKENLKFVLTYSHRTANVGLRSVNSIIQRIKSNARGFKNFQFFRISSFFHFSD from the coding sequence ATGCCAAAAAGTTTTTCAAACACTGGTATTTCTTTAGCTACTCATTCTAAGTTAAAACCGATCATTAGGATTGCAAAAATGATTAAGGAAAATTTAAAGTTTGTTCTTACTTACTCTCATCGAACTGCCAACGTTGGTTTGAGAAGTGTTAATTCTATAATTCAAAGAATCAAATCCAATGCAAGAGGCTTTAAAAACTTCCAATTCTTTCGTATCTCTAGTTTCTTTCATTTTAGCGATTGA
- a CDS encoding GNAT family N-acetyltransferase has protein sequence MESVFLESDLVSLSPLTAEDYSEHYLNWLNDEEVNRYSYRRYFPITKESLEKFLREISNHSDEVQFSIRRKKDLVHIGNICLKSIHWQARCAELGILIGDKSVWGRGFGTSAVGLIVKYGFLRLNLNRIEVGTFNPNAVKMFENNQFQHEGVSRQKIYIDGAYHDDIKMAILAEDFFKKIKL, from the coding sequence ATGGAAAGTGTTTTCTTAGAATCAGATCTTGTATCCCTTAGTCCTCTGACGGCAGAAGATTATTCGGAGCATTACTTAAATTGGCTAAATGACGAAGAAGTCAATCGATATTCGTATCGCCGATATTTTCCGATTACAAAAGAATCTTTAGAAAAATTTTTAAGGGAAATCTCAAATCATTCGGATGAAGTACAATTTTCTATCAGAAGAAAAAAAGATCTAGTTCATATTGGAAATATTTGCCTTAAATCGATTCATTGGCAGGCGCGATGTGCTGAGCTCGGAATTTTAATTGGAGATAAATCTGTCTGGGGTAGAGGATTTGGTACGTCAGCGGTTGGTCTTATTGTTAAGTATGGATTTCTCCGTTTAAATTTAAATCGAATCGAGGTAGGCACTTTCAATCCTAACGCCGTAAAGATGTTTGAAAATAATCAATTTCAACACGAAGGTGTAAGTCGCCAAAAAATATATATCGATGGCGCCTATCATGATGATATCAAGATGGCGATACTTGCAGAAGATTTTTTTAAAAAGATTAAGTTATAG
- a CDS encoding class I SAM-dependent methyltransferase, with protein sequence MAVKKCFEHFGGQWLKPNPDHTRDLLTLIAKYIHEGDTLLDICCGHGRLTIPLIQAGYTVLGIDISEIVIDYGRTLCAKSGIKSDPFVVGSMKNLPFSKESFHFSFCVWSSFNFMTIFEDQISSLNEMHRILKPNGKALIECALHEVVGGVQEISTDAVSYEYFPFTPEEFEKLGSQSLFSRTNVSIETLAGRKRTVAIFEK encoded by the coding sequence ATGGCTGTTAAAAAATGCTTTGAACATTTTGGAGGACAATGGCTCAAACCAAATCCGGATCATACAAGGGATTTATTAACTCTGATTGCGAAGTATATTCACGAGGGAGATACGCTTCTTGATATTTGTTGTGGGCATGGGCGTTTAACGATACCCTTAATTCAAGCTGGTTATACAGTTTTAGGAATCGATATTTCAGAAATTGTTATTGATTATGGTCGTACTTTATGTGCTAAAAGCGGTATCAAGTCCGATCCATTTGTAGTTGGTAGCATGAAAAATTTACCATTTTCAAAAGAGAGTTTTCATTTTAGTTTCTGTGTCTGGTCTAGCTTTAATTTTATGACTATTTTTGAAGATCAGATAAGTTCTTTGAATGAAATGCATAGAATACTTAAACCTAATGGAAAAGCCTTGATTGAATGTGCTCTCCACGAAGTAGTAGGAGGTGTACAAGAGATTTCCACTGACGCAGTTAGCTATGAATATTTTCCGTTTACTCCAGAAGAATTTGAAAAACTTGGATCACAGTCTTTATTTTCTCGAACTAATGTTTCAATAGAAACTTTAGCAGGAAGAAAACGTACTGTTGCAATTTTTGAAAAATGA